The Streptomyces avermitilis MA-4680 = NBRC 14893 genome contains a region encoding:
- a CDS encoding diaminopimelate decarboxylase: MGATDARDNGAGGSTGNAGETDAARVARRDEAVRAAVGQGLLGADAPIVALLDVAGIRGSAAALRAAFDAVVAPGTPVLHAFAVKATPLVPVLRLLGEAGIGAEVASPGELALAQAAGVAPERTVLDSPAKTPAELREALALGIAVNADNPQELDRIDALVRSAPSGSPVGIRVNPQVGGGSIDALSTATATSKFGVALRDEGAREWILRAYADRPWLTRLHAHSGSQGMPLSLMARGIAETYALAEEINRHVGRRQIDTIDIGGGLPVNFGSDATTPTYARYARLLAESVPGLFDGRYGLVTEFGRSLLAKHGTVVARVEYAKSAGGRAVAVTHAGVQVATRTVYAPASWPLRITAYDAKGHPKAGPEVVQDVAGPACFAGDLLAVGRALPLLEQGDHVAALDTGAYYFAHHYAYNSLARPGIYGFATGGVGGGAGGSGVRFAVVREPQAVEEIVMESGGGHASALSAL, translated from the coding sequence ATGGGTGCCACCGACGCGAGGGACAACGGGGCGGGCGGGAGCACGGGGAACGCGGGCGAGACCGACGCCGCGCGGGTCGCCCGGCGGGACGAAGCCGTGCGGGCCGCCGTCGGACAGGGGCTTCTCGGCGCGGACGCGCCCATCGTCGCCCTCCTCGACGTCGCCGGGATCCGGGGCTCGGCGGCCGCGCTGCGGGCGGCCTTCGACGCGGTGGTCGCGCCGGGCACGCCGGTACTGCACGCCTTCGCCGTGAAGGCGACCCCGCTGGTGCCCGTACTGCGGCTGCTCGGGGAGGCGGGCATCGGGGCGGAGGTGGCGAGCCCCGGCGAGCTGGCGCTGGCACAGGCGGCGGGTGTGGCGCCGGAGCGGACCGTCCTCGACTCGCCCGCCAAGACCCCCGCCGAGCTGCGGGAGGCGCTGGCACTCGGGATCGCCGTCAACGCGGACAATCCGCAGGAGCTGGACCGGATCGACGCGCTCGTGCGGTCGGCGCCCAGCGGCTCACCGGTCGGGATCCGGGTCAATCCACAGGTCGGAGGCGGTTCGATCGACGCGTTGTCGACGGCCACGGCCACCTCCAAGTTCGGGGTCGCCCTGCGGGACGAGGGAGCCCGTGAGTGGATCCTGCGCGCGTACGCGGACCGCCCCTGGCTGACCCGGCTGCACGCGCACTCCGGTTCGCAGGGCATGCCGCTGTCGCTGATGGCGCGGGGCATCGCGGAGACGTACGCGCTCGCCGAGGAGATCAACCGGCACGTGGGGCGGCGGCAGATCGACACGATCGACATCGGCGGCGGGCTGCCGGTCAACTTCGGCTCCGACGCCACGACACCGACCTACGCCCGGTACGCGCGACTGCTGGCGGAGTCGGTACCGGGGCTGTTCGACGGGCGGTACGGGCTGGTCACGGAGTTCGGGCGGTCGCTGCTCGCCAAGCACGGGACCGTGGTCGCGCGCGTGGAGTACGCGAAGAGCGCGGGCGGGCGGGCCGTCGCGGTCACGCACGCCGGGGTGCAGGTCGCGACCCGCACGGTGTACGCGCCGGCTTCGTGGCCGCTGCGGATCACCGCGTACGACGCGAAGGGGCACCCCAAGGCGGGGCCCGAGGTGGTGCAGGACGTGGCGGGACCGGCCTGCTTCGCGGGCGACCTCCTCGCCGTGGGACGTGCGCTGCCGTTGCTGGAACAGGGCGATCACGTGGCCGCGCTGGACACGGGCGCGTACTACTTCGCCCACCACTACGCGTACAACTCCCTGGCCAGGCCCGGCATCTACGGCTTCGCGACGGGCGGCGTGGGCGGCGGCGCCGGCGGGAGCGGGGTCCGCTTCGCGGTCGTACGGGAACCGCAGGCCGTCGAGGAGATCGTGATGGAGTCGGGCGGGGGGCACGCTTCGGCGCTCTCGGCGCTGTGA
- a CDS encoding roadblock/LC7 domain-containing protein, whose translation MAAEAEVLDELHRLRSRVPQLTGALAASVDGLVLAQDTPGVDPDSLAALTAAALGVALRVTDATGQGDFRELLVRGVHGYVATYAAGGTAVLTLLAQDRVNVGRLHLEGRRAGTRIGELIEAAAARAEPAPQTPAAKAPAKAVAKSATPRTRTARAPAKPRTTTNARTTTTES comes from the coding sequence ATGGCGGCCGAGGCCGAAGTCCTCGACGAACTCCACCGGTTGAGGTCCCGTGTGCCCCAGCTGACCGGTGCGCTCGCGGCCAGCGTCGACGGTCTGGTCCTCGCCCAGGACACCCCCGGCGTCGACCCGGACAGCCTGGCCGCGCTCACGGCGGCCGCGCTGGGCGTCGCGCTGCGGGTGACGGACGCCACCGGGCAGGGCGACTTCCGCGAGCTGCTGGTCCGCGGCGTGCACGGCTATGTGGCGACGTACGCCGCCGGAGGCACCGCCGTCCTGACGCTGCTGGCCCAGGACCGGGTCAACGTCGGCCGCCTGCACCTGGAGGGCCGCCGCGCCGGCACCCGGATCGGGGAGCTGATCGAGGCCGCGGCGGCCCGCGCCGAACCGGCGCCGCAGACACCCGCGGCCAAGGCACCCGCCAAGGCCGTCGCCAAGTCCGCCACCCCGCGGACCAGAACCGCGCGCGCTCCCGCGAAACCCCGCACCACCACGAACGCGCGCACCACCACCACGGAAAGCTGA
- a CDS encoding MurR/RpiR family transcriptional regulator: MSGDRDTEMTDSPAGRLQALFEGHRLTPTQRRIAHSMVRRAADVPFLSSVELAELAGVSQPSVTRFAVALGFDGYPALRKHLREVAPAEQAPDTSSYNEYQQAVEAEIENLKHLAELLADPRPLARAGRLLAASRPLPVLGLRAAASQAYGFAYFAAKVHPDVRLLHEGGTMVQDRIDAAVRAGASALLCFALPRHPREVVDTLAYAREAGLTVVTVADSAFAPVAKVSDLLLPAAVGTGLAFDTACAPMLLGRVLLEAMCDDLPDAQARLEEFDARAAAKGLFVE; encoded by the coding sequence ATGAGCGGGGACAGGGACACGGAAATGACGGACAGTCCGGCCGGGCGGCTTCAGGCGCTCTTCGAGGGGCACCGGCTGACACCGACCCAGCGGCGCATCGCGCACAGCATGGTGCGGCGCGCCGCCGACGTGCCGTTCCTGTCGAGCGTGGAGCTGGCGGAGCTGGCCGGGGTCAGCCAGCCGTCCGTCACCCGCTTCGCGGTGGCGCTCGGCTTCGACGGCTACCCGGCGCTGCGCAAGCATCTGCGCGAGGTCGCGCCCGCCGAACAGGCCCCGGACACCTCCTCGTACAACGAGTACCAGCAGGCCGTCGAGGCCGAGATCGAGAACCTGAAGCATCTGGCGGAGCTGCTGGCCGACCCGCGACCGCTGGCGCGTGCCGGGCGGCTGCTCGCCGCGTCCCGCCCGCTGCCGGTGCTCGGGCTGCGGGCGGCGGCCTCCCAGGCGTACGGCTTCGCCTACTTCGCCGCCAAGGTCCATCCGGACGTACGGCTGCTGCACGAGGGCGGCACGATGGTCCAGGACCGTATCGACGCGGCCGTCCGGGCGGGGGCGAGCGCGCTGCTGTGCTTCGCGCTGCCGCGGCATCCGCGCGAGGTCGTGGACACGCTGGCGTACGCGAGGGAGGCCGGGCTGACCGTCGTCACGGTCGCGGACTCCGCGTTCGCGCCGGTCGCCAAGGTGTCCGACCTGCTGCTGCCCGCCGCCGTCGGCACGGGCCTCGCCTTCGACACGGCGTGCGCCCCCATGCTGCTCGGCCGGGTACTGCTGGAGGCCATGTGCGACGACCTGCCGGACGCGCAGGCACGCCTGGAGGAGTTCGACGCGCGGGCGGCGGCGAAGGGGTTGTTCGTGGAGTAG
- a CDS encoding aromatic amino acid ammonia-lyase has translation MSSRIVDTSTVEVSPASTGIVVLDGCGIGVSDVVCLADGASRPVPGTEAMKRVEESWDAARQIAATGRVYGRSTGVGANRNEDVPTEAAAGHGLRLLRSHAGAIGAELPARQVRAMLAVRVNQLLAGGAGLRPTVVTALCEALENGAYPVVNEFGSVGTGDIAALAQVGLALAGEHPWRRAETSGGLGSETSGGPGAGASGGRYAGGVRALRRGASAREIGAPEPQLLDNNDALALISSNALTLGQSALALHELRGLIGATQVVAALSLLAVDGSHEAYAAPVHTARPHRGSAEVARIMRELIGAADRPTPPLGRIQDPYGFRCLPQIHGPAHEAADALEAVLAVEINAAAENPLISPGDLAAYHHGGFYQAQLALALDHFRLAITQVARLSTSRLSTLNEPAYTRLRPFLADHEPASSGVMILEYAAGAALGDLRAFSAPASLGHAVLSRGVEEQASFASLAARQTLRACDAYRLVVGCELVAAVRALRQRDLRPDPELPVGRALELAESVLDPEPADRPLTDDVTAAAALLDRFTEIWRGSES, from the coding sequence ATGTCGTCTCGGATCGTGGATACGTCGACCGTGGAAGTGAGCCCCGCGTCGACCGGGATCGTGGTCCTCGACGGCTGTGGAATCGGCGTCTCCGACGTCGTGTGCCTCGCCGACGGGGCTTCGCGGCCGGTTCCCGGCACCGAAGCGATGAAGCGGGTGGAGGAGTCCTGGGACGCGGCCCGGCAGATCGCCGCGACCGGCCGGGTCTACGGCCGCTCCACCGGAGTGGGCGCGAACCGGAACGAGGACGTGCCCACGGAGGCGGCCGCGGGGCACGGACTCCGGCTGCTGCGCAGCCATGCCGGGGCCATCGGGGCGGAGCTGCCCGCGCGGCAGGTGCGGGCGATGCTGGCCGTGCGGGTCAACCAGTTGCTGGCCGGCGGCGCGGGGCTGCGGCCCACCGTGGTCACGGCGCTGTGCGAGGCGCTGGAGAACGGGGCCTACCCCGTCGTGAACGAGTTCGGCTCGGTGGGCACGGGCGACATCGCGGCCCTGGCCCAGGTGGGACTGGCGCTCGCGGGGGAGCATCCGTGGCGACGGGCGGAGACTTCCGGGGGGTTGGGGTCGGAGACTTCCGGTGGGCCGGGGGCAGGGGCTTCGGGTGGGCGGTACGCGGGAGGCGTGCGCGCTCTTCGGCGGGGCGCGTCCGCGCGGGAGATCGGCGCTCCGGAGCCCCAGCTCCTCGACAACAACGACGCCCTCGCGCTCATCAGCAGCAACGCCCTCACCCTCGGCCAGTCCGCGCTCGCGCTGCACGAGCTGCGCGGGCTCATCGGCGCCACCCAGGTCGTCGCGGCGCTCTCGCTGCTCGCGGTCGACGGCTCGCACGAGGCGTACGCCGCCCCCGTGCACACCGCCCGCCCGCACCGCGGCTCCGCCGAAGTCGCCCGGATCATGCGGGAGTTGATCGGCGCCGCCGACCGGCCGACCCCGCCCCTCGGCCGTATCCAGGACCCGTACGGCTTCCGCTGTCTGCCCCAGATCCACGGCCCCGCACACGAGGCGGCCGACGCGCTCGAAGCGGTCCTCGCGGTCGAGATCAACGCCGCCGCCGAGAACCCCCTCATCTCCCCCGGGGACCTGGCCGCCTACCACCACGGCGGCTTCTACCAGGCCCAACTCGCCCTGGCCCTCGACCACTTCAGGCTGGCCATCACCCAGGTGGCGCGCCTGTCGACGTCCAGGCTGTCGACGTTGAACGAGCCCGCGTACACCCGGCTGCGCCCCTTCCTCGCCGACCACGAGCCCGCCTCCTCCGGCGTGATGATCCTGGAGTACGCCGCCGGAGCCGCCCTCGGCGATCTGCGCGCGTTCTCCGCGCCCGCCTCGCTCGGGCACGCTGTACTCTCCCGGGGCGTCGAGGAACAGGCCAGCTTCGCCTCGCTCGCGGCACGCCAGACGCTGCGGGCGTGCGACGCGTACCGTCTCGTCGTCGGCTGTGAACTGGTCGCCGCCGTACGGGCGCTGCGCCAGCGCGACCTGCGGCCCGACCCGGAGCTGCCGGTGGGCCGGGCGCTGGAGCTCGCCGAGTCGGTGCTCGACCCGGAGCCGGCCGACCGGCCGCTCACGGACGACGTGACGGCCGCGGCCGCACTGCTCGACCGGTTCACGGAGATCTGGAGGGGGAGCGAGTCATGA
- a CDS encoding ABC transporter ATP-binding protein: MIQFDAVHKRFPNGTTAVHDLSLEMPEGGVTVLVGSSGCGKTTTLRMINRMVDPTSGTIRVGGRDILEQDAAELRRSIGYVIQQSGLFPHRTVLDNIATVPLLLGWGRRKARARAAELLDTVGLAADAGRRYPHQLSGGQQQRVGVARALAADPPVLLMDEPFGAVDPVVRTQLQDELLRLQKELSKTIVFVTHDIDEAVRLGDQIAVFRTGGHLVQCASPAELLARPADDFVADFLGAERGLKLLSLTTLADVPQGPAPEGGAWTLVLDEARRPQHWRSKDGAELPVRPLRDRDSLLAALNESVASPNGLTVRVDADGVLTGVSSRDDIHEHAGRAHSEASVAA; this comes from the coding sequence ATGATCCAGTTCGACGCGGTCCACAAACGCTTCCCGAACGGAACGACAGCAGTCCACGATCTCTCCCTGGAGATGCCGGAAGGCGGTGTGACCGTCCTCGTCGGATCCTCCGGTTGCGGTAAGACGACCACGCTCAGGATGATCAACCGGATGGTCGATCCGACCTCCGGCACCATCCGGGTCGGCGGCCGGGACATCCTCGAACAGGACGCCGCCGAGCTGCGCCGCTCCATCGGTTACGTCATCCAGCAGTCGGGGCTCTTCCCGCACCGCACGGTGCTCGACAACATCGCCACCGTGCCGCTGCTCCTCGGCTGGGGCCGCCGCAAGGCACGGGCCCGGGCGGCCGAGCTCCTCGACACCGTGGGCCTCGCCGCCGACGCCGGCCGGCGGTACCCGCACCAGCTCTCCGGCGGCCAGCAGCAGCGCGTCGGAGTCGCCCGCGCCCTCGCCGCCGACCCGCCGGTCCTGCTCATGGACGAGCCGTTCGGCGCGGTCGACCCGGTCGTCCGCACCCAGCTCCAGGACGAACTCCTGCGCCTCCAGAAAGAGCTGAGCAAGACCATCGTCTTCGTCACGCACGACATCGACGAGGCGGTCCGGCTCGGCGACCAGATCGCGGTCTTCCGCACCGGCGGCCACCTCGTGCAGTGCGCCTCGCCCGCCGAACTGCTGGCCCGCCCGGCGGACGACTTCGTGGCGGACTTCCTCGGCGCCGAGCGCGGCCTCAAGCTGTTGTCGCTGACCACGCTCGCCGACGTCCCGCAGGGCCCCGCCCCCGAGGGCGGCGCCTGGACCCTCGTCCTCGACGAGGCCCGCCGGCCGCAGCACTGGCGTTCGAAGGACGGTGCCGAACTCCCCGTACGACCGCTCAGGGACCGCGACTCGCTGCTCGCCGCCCTGAACGAGTCGGTCGCCTCCCCGAACGGGCTGACGGTCCGTGTCGACGCGGACGGAGTCCTCACCGGGGTGTCGTCCCGCGACGACATCCACGAGCACGCGGGCCGGGCGCACAGCGAAGCGAGCGTCGCCGCGTGA
- a CDS encoding ABC transporter permease, producing the protein MSVDWSWIGDHTDDLTGLTLSHLQAALTAVFFGLLISLPLAVIAHRIRPLRGFLLGLSNVLFTIPSIAIFVLLLPVSGLTRTTTVIGLTVYTLVVLLRNTVEGLDSVPVKTKEAAKAMGTRPLRTLLTVELPLALPVIMAGVRIATVMSISLVSVATYIGDGGLGQLFTDGFQRNFPTPVIVGVVLTILLALVADALLVAVQYALTPWKRRRA; encoded by the coding sequence GTGAGCGTCGACTGGTCGTGGATAGGCGACCACACCGACGACCTCACCGGTCTCACCCTCTCCCACCTCCAGGCCGCCCTGACCGCCGTCTTCTTCGGCCTGCTGATCTCCCTCCCACTGGCGGTGATCGCCCACCGGATCCGCCCGCTGCGCGGCTTCCTGCTCGGCCTGTCGAACGTGCTGTTCACGATCCCGTCGATCGCGATCTTCGTCCTCCTCCTGCCGGTCTCGGGGCTGACCCGCACCACGACCGTCATCGGCCTGACCGTCTACACCCTGGTCGTTCTGCTGCGGAACACGGTCGAGGGCCTCGACTCGGTCCCGGTGAAGACGAAGGAGGCCGCCAAGGCGATGGGCACCCGCCCGCTGCGCACCCTCCTCACCGTCGAACTCCCCCTCGCCCTCCCCGTGATCATGGCGGGCGTCCGGATCGCGACGGTCATGTCGATCTCCCTGGTCTCCGTGGCGACGTACATCGGAGACGGCGGCCTCGGCCAGCTCTTCACGGACGGCTTCCAGCGCAACTTCCCGACGCCGGTGATCGTGGGCGTCGTACTGACGATCCTGCTGGCCCTGGTCGCGGACGCGCTCCTGGTGGCGGTCCAGTACGCACTCACCCCGTGGAAGAGGCGGCGCGCCTGA
- a CDS encoding ABC transporter permease: MYELFKNLGAWLVSGDQWTGPDGIAHRLAEHLQYSLLATLVAAAIALPVGLLIGHTGRGAFLAINLASFGRALPTVGLVVLVFLASGLSMWPVYIALVALAVPAIVTNTYAGMTAVDPDVKDAARGQGMRWHQVLFQVELPLALPLIMTGLRLALIQVVATATIAAYVSFGGLGRYVFDGLAQRDLVQVLGGAVLVAAVAVVLDLALSALQRFLFLPHSRLRSSGGTPTRTA; the protein is encoded by the coding sequence ATGTACGAACTCTTCAAGAACCTCGGCGCCTGGCTGGTCAGCGGCGACCAGTGGACCGGCCCGGACGGCATCGCGCACCGCCTCGCCGAGCACCTCCAGTACTCGCTGCTCGCCACCCTCGTCGCCGCCGCGATCGCGCTGCCCGTCGGCCTGCTGATCGGGCACACCGGGCGCGGCGCGTTCCTCGCCATCAACCTCGCGTCCTTCGGCCGCGCGCTGCCCACCGTGGGCCTGGTCGTGCTCGTCTTCCTGGCCAGCGGTCTGTCGATGTGGCCGGTGTACATCGCGCTGGTCGCCCTCGCGGTCCCGGCGATCGTGACGAACACGTACGCGGGCATGACCGCCGTCGACCCGGATGTGAAGGACGCCGCGCGCGGGCAGGGCATGCGCTGGCACCAGGTCCTCTTCCAGGTGGAGCTTCCCCTCGCGCTCCCGCTGATCATGACGGGTCTGAGGCTCGCGCTGATCCAGGTCGTCGCGACGGCCACGATCGCCGCGTACGTGTCCTTCGGCGGCCTGGGCCGCTATGTCTTCGACGGCCTCGCCCAGCGCGACCTGGTCCAGGTCCTGGGCGGCGCGGTGCTCGTCGCCGCGGTCGCCGTCGTCCTCGACCTGGCGCTCTCCGCCCTCCAGCGCTTCCTCTTCCTCCCCCACTCTCGGCTTCGCTCGAGCGGGGGGACCCCCACCCGCACCGCCTAG
- a CDS encoding ABC transporter substrate-binding protein, which translates to MNRRTLLGGLFAAASVPALAACSSGITSLDSQGSGGSGGGSSKGGVIIGTANFTENQVLGHLYAAALEAAGVRTTVRPNLGTREILIPALRGGDIDLLPEYQGALLHYLAPKATATEEGAMQNALTVALPSGLQVLPYGMAEDSDAFVVTRATAKKYGLSSLADLKKQNGELVIGAAAEVKKRQVGVVGLKDVYGVEFKEFKSLDSSGPLVKGALRKGDVDVANLFTTDTDIQANDWVVLSDPRNLVPGQHVVPLIADRKADSTVRRALAELGNVLTTAQLTELNRQVDKDKKDPEDVANAYAEQHGLVKKK; encoded by the coding sequence ATGAATCGTCGTACTCTCCTCGGCGGCCTGTTCGCGGCCGCCTCCGTCCCCGCCCTCGCCGCGTGCAGCAGCGGTATCACCTCCCTCGACAGCCAGGGAAGCGGCGGCTCGGGCGGCGGCTCCAGCAAGGGCGGGGTCATCATCGGCACCGCCAACTTCACCGAGAACCAGGTCCTCGGCCACCTCTACGCGGCCGCCCTGGAGGCGGCCGGCGTCAGGACGACGGTCCGGCCCAACCTCGGCACCCGCGAGATCCTCATCCCCGCGCTCAGGGGAGGCGACATCGACCTGCTCCCCGAGTACCAGGGCGCCCTGCTGCACTACCTCGCCCCGAAGGCGACGGCCACGGAGGAGGGCGCGATGCAGAACGCCCTCACCGTCGCCCTCCCGTCCGGCCTCCAGGTGCTGCCGTACGGGATGGCCGAGGACTCCGACGCCTTCGTCGTCACACGGGCGACGGCGAAGAAGTACGGCCTGTCCTCCCTCGCCGACCTGAAGAAGCAGAACGGCGAGCTGGTCATCGGCGCCGCCGCCGAGGTGAAGAAGCGTCAGGTCGGCGTGGTCGGCCTGAAGGACGTGTACGGGGTGGAGTTCAAGGAGTTCAAGTCCCTGGACTCCTCCGGGCCGCTGGTCAAGGGCGCCCTGAGGAAGGGCGACGTGGACGTGGCGAACCTCTTCACCACCGACACCGACATCCAGGCCAACGACTGGGTGGTCCTGTCCGACCCCAGGAACCTCGTCCCGGGCCAGCACGTCGTCCCGCTCATCGCCGACCGCAAGGCCGACTCCACGGTCCGCAGGGCCCTCGCCGAACTCGGCAACGTCCTCACCACCGCCCAGCTGACCGAGCTCAACCGCCAGGTGGACAAGGACAAGAAGGACCCGGAGGACGTGGCGAACGCGTACGCCGAGCAGCACGGGCTGGTGAAGAAGAAGTAG
- a CDS encoding cystathionine beta-synthase has protein sequence MQFHDSMISLVGNTPLVRLNSVTAGIQATVLAKVEYFNPGGSVKDRIALRMIEAAEESGALQPGGTIVEPTSGNTGVGLAIVAQQKGYKCIFVCPDKVSTDKINVLRAYGAEVVVCPTAVDPEHPDSYYNVSDRLVRETPGAWKPDQYSNPNNPLSHYHSTGPELWEQTEGKITHFVAGVGTGGTISGTGRYLKDASEGRVQVVGADPEGSVYSGGSGRPYLVEGVGEDFWPTAYDRTVADEIVAVSDKDSFQMTRRLAKEEGLLVGGSCGMAVVAALRVAERLGPDDVVVVLLPDSGRGYLSKIFNDEWMADYGFLEDSGPSARVADVLSDKAGGSIPSLVHMHPDETVGEAIEVLREYGVSQMPIVKPGAGHPDVMAAEVVGSVVERELLDALFTQRASLQDPLEKHMSAPLPQVGSGEPVGDLMSVLGTADAAIVLVEGKPTGVVSRQDLLSFLAKGGGKQ, from the coding sequence GTGCAATTCCACGACTCGATGATCAGTCTCGTCGGCAACACCCCGCTGGTGAGGCTCAACAGCGTGACCGCGGGCATTCAGGCGACCGTCCTCGCGAAGGTCGAGTACTTCAACCCGGGCGGTTCCGTGAAGGACCGCATCGCCCTGCGGATGATCGAGGCCGCGGAGGAGAGCGGCGCTTTGCAGCCCGGTGGCACGATCGTCGAGCCGACCAGCGGAAACACCGGTGTCGGGCTCGCCATCGTCGCGCAGCAGAAGGGGTACAAGTGCATCTTCGTGTGCCCCGACAAGGTGAGCACTGACAAGATCAATGTGCTGCGTGCCTACGGGGCCGAGGTGGTGGTCTGCCCGACCGCCGTCGACCCCGAGCACCCCGACTCCTACTACAACGTCTCGGACCGGCTCGTGCGCGAGACGCCCGGTGCGTGGAAGCCGGACCAGTACTCCAACCCGAACAACCCCCTTTCGCACTATCACTCCACCGGCCCCGAGCTGTGGGAGCAGACGGAGGGGAAGATCACCCACTTCGTCGCGGGCGTGGGCACCGGCGGGACCATTTCCGGTACCGGGCGTTACCTGAAGGACGCCAGTGAGGGCCGCGTCCAGGTCGTCGGCGCCGACCCCGAGGGCTCCGTGTACTCCGGCGGCTCCGGGCGCCCGTACCTCGTCGAGGGCGTCGGCGAGGACTTCTGGCCGACCGCGTACGACCGCACGGTCGCGGACGAGATCGTCGCCGTGTCCGACAAGGACTCCTTCCAGATGACGCGGCGGCTCGCCAAGGAGGAGGGGCTGCTCGTCGGCGGTTCCTGCGGCATGGCCGTCGTCGCCGCGCTGCGGGTCGCCGAGCGGCTCGGGCCGGACGACGTGGTCGTGGTGCTGCTGCCCGACAGCGGGCGCGGGTACCTCAGTAAAATCTTCAACGACGAATGGATGGCCGACTACGGCTTCCTCGAGGACTCCGGGCCCAGCGCCCGCGTCGCCGACGTCCTCAGCGACAAGGCGGGCGGCTCCATCCCCTCCCTCGTCCACATGCACCCCGACGAGACCGTCGGCGAGGCGATCGAGGTGCTGCGCGAGTACGGCGTCTCGCAGATGCCGATCGTGAAGCCGGGCGCCGGCCACCCGGACGTCATGGCCGCCGAGGTCGTCGGCTCGGTCGTCGAACGCGAGCTGCTCGACGCGCTGTTCACGCAGCGCGCCTCCTTGCAGGACCCGCTGGAGAAGCACATGTCCGCGCCGCTGCCGCAGGTCGGTTCAGGCGAGCCCGTCGGGGACCTGATGTCCGTCCTCGGCACGGCCGACGCGGCGATCGTCCTCGTCGAGGGCAAGCCGACCGGTGTGGTCAGCCGCCAGGACCTGCTGTCGTTCCTGGCCAAGGGCGGCGGCAAGCAGTAG
- a CDS encoding SGNH/GDSL hydrolase family protein: MTSLSRARVARRIAAGAAYGGGGIGLVGAATIGVVLAEVQLAKRHVGNGSAPHPPSAEGRYGYAYTVPGEPPLRLTMLGDSTAAGQGVRRSGQTPGALLASGLAAVAERPVVLRNVALPGAQSDDLDRQVGLVLGASEQVPDVCVIMVGANDVTHRMPATRSVRHLAAAVRRLRTAGAEVVVGTCPDLGTIEPVQQPLRWLARRASRQLAAAQTIGAVEQGGRTVSLGDLLGPEFAANPRELFGPDHYHPSAEGYATAAMAILPTVCAALGLWPAEEERPDVSRREGFLPVARAAAEAASEPGTEVTAAMPTGPRGPWALLKRRRRRRLPAADATAPATPARETSA, encoded by the coding sequence ATGACGAGCTTGTCGAGGGCGAGGGTGGCCCGGCGCATCGCGGCGGGTGCCGCGTACGGCGGTGGTGGGATCGGTCTGGTGGGCGCGGCGACGATCGGCGTCGTGCTGGCCGAGGTGCAGCTGGCCAAGCGCCATGTGGGCAACGGCAGTGCGCCGCACCCGCCGAGCGCGGAGGGCCGCTACGGATACGCGTACACCGTCCCCGGTGAACCGCCGCTCCGGCTGACGATGCTCGGCGACTCCACCGCCGCCGGTCAGGGCGTACGCCGATCGGGTCAAACTCCGGGCGCTCTGCTGGCCTCCGGGCTCGCGGCGGTCGCCGAGCGCCCGGTGGTGCTGCGGAACGTGGCGCTGCCGGGCGCCCAGTCGGACGATCTCGACCGCCAGGTCGGCCTGGTCCTCGGCGCCTCCGAACAGGTGCCCGACGTCTGCGTGATCATGGTCGGGGCGAACGATGTGACGCACCGCATGCCGGCCACCCGCTCGGTCCGCCATCTCGCCGCCGCGGTACGCCGGCTGCGCACCGCGGGTGCGGAGGTGGTCGTGGGCACCTGCCCCGACCTGGGCACGATCGAGCCGGTCCAGCAGCCGCTGCGCTGGCTGGCCCGCCGCGCCTCGCGCCAGCTGGCGGCCGCGCAGACGATCGGGGCGGTGGAGCAGGGCGGGCGCACGGTGTCGCTGGGCGACCTGCTCGGCCCGGAGTTCGCGGCGAACCCCCGGGAACTCTTCGGCCCCGACCACTACCACCCCTCGGCGGAGGGCTACGCGACCGCCGCGATGGCGATACTGCCGACGGTCTGCGCGGCGCTCGGCCTGTGGCCGGCGGAGGAGGAGCGCCCGGACGTCTCCCGCCGCGAGGGCTTCCTGCCGGTGGCACGGGCGGCGGCCGAGGCCGCGTCCGAGCCGGGCACGGAGGTCACGGCGGCGATGCCGACCGGACCGCGGGGCCCCTGGGCCCTCCTCAAGCGGCGGCGCCGGCGGCGGCTGCCGGCCGCCGACGCGACGGCCCCGGCGACACCGGCCCGGGAGACGTCGGCGTGA